One Myxosarcina sp. GI1 genomic window carries:
- a CDS encoding NYN domain-containing protein: MLSSPYQALLLVDGYNIIGHWSDLKKSRDRDGLEVARDRLIEHLINYAAVVTYRTKIVFDAHYQKNPRTSEEYSSLLSVHYTGYAETADTYIEKFCAAFQRNKYQQPCSRLIVATSDRAQQLTVVGYGAEWRSARVLAGEVAAAAYQTKKRKQTSKKSSRRFLFNTLDPIAQQRLKQWQRGIY; this comes from the coding sequence ATGCTTTCCTCCCCTTATCAGGCACTACTACTGGTAGATGGCTATAACATTATCGGTCATTGGTCAGACTTAAAAAAAAGCCGCGATCGCGACGGTCTAGAAGTAGCCCGCGATCGCCTAATCGAACATTTAATTAATTATGCTGCGGTAGTTACTTACCGCACTAAAATAGTTTTTGACGCACACTATCAAAAGAACCCTCGCACGAGTGAAGAATATAGTTCTTTGTTGTCGGTTCATTATACGGGCTATGCCGAGACAGCCGATACATATATAGAAAAGTTTTGTGCTGCTTTTCAAAGAAATAAGTACCAACAACCATGTTCGCGTTTGATTGTGGCAACGAGCGATCGCGCCCAGCAGTTAACCGTAGTCGGTTATGGTGCTGAATGGCGCTCGGCAAGAGTGTTAGCAGGAGAAGTAGCGGCAGCAGCTTACCAAACCAAGAAAAGAAAACAAACCTCAAAAAAATCTTCGCGGCGTTTTTTGTTCAATACCTTAGATCCGATCGCGCAACAGCGTCTCAAACAGTGGCAACGGGGAATTTACTAA
- a CDS encoding SRPBCC family protein, giving the protein MLHFEYSSAIDAPIEAVWQFHERQDILDILTPPWQPVTVVRHEGGLNVGAISEFRLNLGFVPIKWVAKHTECQPNCLFTDIQIEGPMQSWQHRHQFTSEGDKTILTDAIAYEIPGGWLAELLLGWWVDSRLKEMFRYRHEVTKKECEIVSS; this is encoded by the coding sequence ATGCTGCATTTTGAATATTCTAGTGCGATCGACGCACCTATAGAAGCCGTATGGCAATTTCACGAACGTCAAGATATTCTCGATATTTTGACTCCGCCTTGGCAACCAGTTACAGTAGTACGTCATGAAGGAGGATTGAACGTTGGCGCAATAAGCGAATTTCGTTTAAATCTCGGCTTTGTTCCTATTAAATGGGTCGCCAAACATACAGAATGTCAACCCAATTGTTTATTCACCGATATCCAAATTGAAGGTCCGATGCAGTCTTGGCAACATCGCCACCAGTTTACCTCTGAAGGCGATAAAACTATATTGACCGACGCGATCGCTTATGAAATACCTGGAGGCTGGCTAGCGGAGTTACTATTAGGCTGGTGGGTAGATTCACGACTCAAGGAAATGTTTCGCTATCGCCATGAGGTGACCAAAAAAGAATGCGAAATTGTATCGTCATAG
- a CDS encoding glycosyltransferase, with the protein MQTIKPVSKPRDRVWIDWQILSNFKIRIPTLIILGILSFFSSIAISWFLGNTYVTELFIQLHLIQENPPSWLTPPKWGKQYYLLIPTLVLFLLAQIVMKLSPKPKTWSRRLLAGVLFILVVRYLLWRSLTTLNLTNPADGIFSLTLLFMEIVAMASATIQLLLMFTVKDRKSEANSYSRAVVEKKYSPSVDILIPTYNEPDFILKRTIIGCQALNYEHKKIYVLDDTRRPQIRKLAKELGCKYFTRPDNSHAKAGNLNQAIARTNGDLIVVFDADFVPTTNFLERTIGFFVNPKVGLVQTPQSFYNSDPIAKNLGLEDVLTTEEELFYRQAQPIKDGAGSLVCAGTSFVVRREALQKIGNFSTDSICEDYFTGIRLSAKGYELVYLDEKLSAGLAAESLAAHIDQRLRWSRGTLQAFFIKSNPLTIPGLNLWQRLGHLELLFHWFTCIPRLFFLFVPIICIFGGLNPVLATAAEGLYMFVPLYAMFITCFAWLNERSRSALLADLYAILQAFPVAISVINVMFSPFSQGFKVTPKGQSRNRFRFNWSLAVPLIVFLIATIISFYVSITNIPSSGFNIGLWWSVYNLLTISVALITLLDIPQPSFYEWFSNCQQIKITSGNCIYYGVTQKISEEGMEVLLDPAVNLDTKITVEILGENLTLSGSVTRSYVGEKGYRAIIKFYNLTLPQHRSLINLLYCRPGQWQRRNAPGELQSIAILCKMMLRPLIFLNRKRASQLVKQY; encoded by the coding sequence ATGCAAACTATTAAACCAGTATCGAAACCTAGAGACAGAGTTTGGATTGACTGGCAGATATTATCAAATTTTAAGATTCGCATACCTACTTTGATAATACTAGGGATACTGAGTTTTTTTAGTAGTATCGCCATTTCCTGGTTTTTGGGAAATACCTACGTTACCGAATTATTTATACAATTACATTTAATACAAGAAAATCCTCCGAGTTGGCTGACACCACCCAAGTGGGGTAAGCAATACTATTTATTAATTCCAACATTAGTTTTATTTTTACTGGCACAGATAGTTATGAAACTATCTCCCAAGCCTAAAACTTGGTCGCGTCGCTTATTAGCTGGCGTTTTATTTATTTTAGTGGTTCGTTATTTACTTTGGCGATCGCTTACTACTCTCAATCTAACTAACCCTGCCGACGGAATTTTTAGCTTAACGCTCCTGTTTATGGAAATTGTTGCTATGGCATCGGCGACAATCCAGCTATTATTGATGTTTACCGTTAAAGATCGAAAGTCGGAAGCAAATTCTTATAGTAGAGCGGTTGTTGAAAAAAAATATAGTCCTAGCGTCGATATTTTAATACCTACATATAACGAACCAGACTTTATTCTCAAAAGAACTATTATAGGTTGTCAAGCTCTTAACTACGAGCATAAAAAAATTTATGTTTTAGATGACACAAGAAGACCGCAAATTAGAAAATTAGCTAAAGAATTGGGCTGTAAATACTTTACTAGACCTGATAATTCACACGCCAAAGCAGGTAATTTAAATCAGGCGATCGCACGTACTAACGGCGATCTGATTGTGGTTTTTGATGCAGATTTCGTGCCGACGACTAATTTTTTAGAACGAACTATTGGTTTTTTTGTCAATCCCAAAGTTGGTTTGGTTCAAACTCCCCAAAGTTTTTATAACAGCGATCCCATTGCCAAAAATTTGGGTTTAGAAGATGTTCTAACTACTGAAGAAGAACTTTTTTATCGACAAGCGCAGCCGATTAAAGATGGCGCGGGTAGTTTAGTCTGTGCTGGAACTTCTTTCGTAGTAAGACGCGAAGCACTACAAAAAATTGGTAACTTTTCTACAGATTCAATCTGCGAAGATTACTTCACGGGCATTCGTCTGTCTGCCAAAGGTTACGAACTGGTTTACTTAGATGAAAAACTAAGTGCTGGATTGGCTGCCGAAAGTCTTGCCGCTCATATCGATCAAAGATTGCGTTGGTCGCGAGGAACTTTACAGGCATTTTTTATCAAGTCCAATCCCTTAACTATTCCTGGTTTGAATTTATGGCAGAGATTGGGGCATTTAGAATTATTGTTTCACTGGTTTACCTGTATTCCCCGTCTCTTCTTTTTATTCGTTCCCATAATCTGCATTTTTGGTGGTCTAAATCCAGTTTTAGCCACTGCTGCTGAAGGACTTTATATGTTTGTTCCTTTATATGCAATGTTTATAACCTGTTTTGCCTGGTTGAACGAGCGATCGCGTTCGGCACTTCTGGCAGATCTTTACGCTATACTGCAAGCTTTTCCCGTAGCAATTTCAGTTATCAATGTAATGTTTAGCCCTTTTTCCCAAGGATTTAAAGTAACTCCAAAAGGACAGTCAAGAAATCGATTTCGCTTTAACTGGAGTTTAGCAGTACCTTTAATTGTCTTTTTGATAGCTACGATAATTAGTTTCTATGTCAGCATAACAAACATACCTTCTAGCGGGTTTAATATTGGTTTGTGGTGGAGCGTCTACAATCTTTTGACCATTAGCGTTGCCCTGATAACCCTATTGGATATACCGCAACCGAGTTTTTATGAATGGTTTTCCAATTGCCAACAGATAAAAATTACCAGTGGCAATTGCATCTATTATGGAGTTACGCAAAAAATATCTGAAGAAGGTATGGAGGTACTGCTAGATCCAGCAGTAAATCTCGATACGAAAATTACTGTAGAAATTTTAGGAGAGAATCTAACTCTATCGGGATCCGTTACTCGCAGCTATGTCGGAGAAAAAGGATATAGAGCGATTATAAAATTTTATAACCTAACTTTACCCCAACATAGAAGTCTGATAAATCTGCTTTATTGTCGCCCTGGACAATGGCAAAGACGCAATGCACCAGGAGAATTACAGTCAATAGCAATTCTCTGTAAAATGATGCTCAGACCATTAATATTTTTAAATCGCAAACGAGCCAGTCAATTAGTCAAGCAATACTAG
- a CDS encoding nuclear transport factor 2 family protein, whose protein sequence is MTDSDNSELIATAQKAYNYFSHGLATGSWTDFLAMLSDDFTFSFPIEPFKGKNVGREKAAQFFYYVSEKVFSNGLFLTLERITSNETTVVFEVRSSGLMFGEPYQNQVAISFDVRGDRICGYREYLGVIYQSNRAK, encoded by the coding sequence ATGACCGATTCTGATAATTCTGAATTAATTGCTACTGCTCAGAAAGCATATAACTATTTTAGTCATGGTTTGGCAACTGGTTCGTGGACGGATTTTTTAGCTATGTTGAGTGACGACTTTACCTTTTCTTTTCCGATCGAACCGTTTAAAGGAAAAAATGTAGGAAGAGAAAAAGCCGCTCAATTTTTTTACTATGTATCGGAGAAAGTTTTTTCAAATGGCTTGTTTTTAACTTTAGAACGAATTACTAGCAATGAAACGACAGTAGTTTTTGAAGTCCGCTCTTCTGGTTTGATGTTTGGAGAACCATATCAAAATCAAGTCGCCATTTCTTTTGATGTCAGAGGCGATCGCATTTGTGGATATCGTGAATATCTTGGTGTTATTTATCAAAGTAATAGAGCGAAATGA
- the cysE gene encoding serine O-acetyltransferase, with protein MFSQAIADFRIVFKRDPAARNWLEVLVCYPGLHALFLHRFAHWLYCIGIPFFPRFISHLARFLTGIEIHPGAQIGEGVFIDHGMGVVIGETAIVGDYTIIYQGVTLGGTGKESGKRHPTLGENVVVGGGAKVLGNIQIGNDVRIGAGSVVLKDVPSNCTVVGIPGRVIYRSGVKVDPLEHGNLPDSEAAVIRSLVDRIESLEAEVRQLRKSQSHQSLVTAAKSQLEENELEPCYQSNNSCLLRDKEIKEFLGEWD; from the coding sequence ATGTTCTCTCAGGCGATCGCAGACTTTCGTATTGTTTTCAAACGCGACCCAGCAGCACGTAACTGGCTAGAAGTTTTAGTCTGCTATCCAGGTTTGCACGCTTTGTTTTTGCATCGTTTTGCTCACTGGTTGTACTGCATTGGCATCCCTTTTTTCCCACGATTTATTTCGCATCTGGCTCGCTTCCTTACGGGTATTGAAATTCATCCAGGGGCGCAAATAGGTGAAGGAGTATTTATCGATCACGGCATGGGTGTAGTAATTGGCGAAACGGCAATTGTGGGAGACTACACCATAATCTATCAGGGAGTTACCCTTGGTGGAACGGGAAAAGAGTCGGGCAAACGTCATCCAACTCTGGGCGAAAATGTCGTAGTTGGTGGAGGAGCTAAAGTTTTAGGCAATATTCAAATAGGTAACGACGTTCGTATTGGGGCGGGGTCTGTGGTTTTAAAAGACGTACCCTCTAACTGCACCGTAGTCGGTATTCCTGGCAGAGTGATCTATCGTTCTGGAGTCAAAGTCGATCCTCTAGAACACGGTAATTTACCCGATTCTGAAGCAGCAGTTATCCGCAGTTTGGTAGACCGCATCGAGTCGTTAGAAGCAGAAGTACGGCAACTGAGAAAATCTCAATCGCATCAGAGTTTGGTTACGGCAGCTAAATCGCAACTAGAGGAAAATGAATTAGAACCTTGTTATCAATCGAATAATAGCTGTCTGCTTAGAGATAAAGAAATTAAAGAATTTTTAGGCGAATGGGACTAG
- a CDS encoding energy-coupling factor ABC transporter ATP-binding protein produces the protein MNQSTTSKLDESLAIDVRELCFSWAANAPVLNSCSLQVPEGQFWMLLGNNGSGKSTLLRLIGSLLNADSGTIAVRSPVGFVFQNPDHQLVMPTVGADIAFGLVKENLSLTLVRERVKEALSAVNLVGLERRPIYALSGGQKQRIAIAGEIARHCEVILFDEPTALLDPDTQLELVKQVKGLVRERNLTALWVTHRLEELDYCDGAFLLEGGKVAAKGEPQILKQQLTNKNK, from the coding sequence ATGAACCAATCGACGACCTCAAAACTGGATGAGTCGCTGGCTATTGATGTAAGAGAATTATGCTTTAGCTGGGCGGCTAACGCTCCTGTCCTTAACTCTTGCTCTCTACAAGTTCCTGAAGGACAATTCTGGATGTTGTTAGGCAACAATGGTAGTGGCAAATCTACCTTACTGAGATTGATAGGTAGCCTTTTGAATGCCGACTCGGGAACGATCGCCGTTCGTTCTCCAGTAGGTTTTGTCTTTCAAAATCCCGATCATCAATTGGTAATGCCTACGGTAGGTGCAGATATTGCTTTTGGTTTGGTCAAAGAAAATTTGTCCCTGACTCTCGTACGAGAGCGTGTAAAAGAAGCTTTAAGTGCTGTTAATTTAGTAGGACTAGAACGCCGACCCATCTACGCTTTGAGCGGCGGTCAGAAACAGCGCATTGCCATTGCAGGAGAGATCGCTCGTCACTGCGAGGTTATTTTGTTTGACGAACCCACTGCTTTATTAGATCCAGATACCCAGCTAGAACTAGTCAAACAAGTAAAGGGTTTGGTGCGAGAACGCAATTTAACTGCTCTATGGGTAACTCATCGCTTAGAAGAATTAGATTATTGTGATGGTGCATTTCTATTAGAGGGGGGCAAAGTTGCCGCTAAAGGAGAACCCCAAATACTCAAACAGCAGCTAACGAACAAAAATAAATAA
- a CDS encoding M3 family oligoendopeptidase gives MNQTTVNFADIKLETPTIEKVKAEYTSIHTALERSQNRLERERALQQWDSLRRYLDSWSALTALHFNQDTRNLAYKEAQEYSDELQPKLTALAVEMKRKLLNSEHRAELEAICGKHAFSLWEADITTFEPAIEADLVEEAKLVSQYVELLASAEIEFAGKTLNLSEITKYTEDRDRHTRYLAEQARWQFFNQHQAKFDSTYDRLVKLRHQMARKLGYDNYIGLGYKQMQRVDYTEVEVKNYRDEVVREVVPLASKIIDQKTETLGIDKAYFWDESVFDLQGNPQPHGEHDWMLGQARQMFEEMHPELGNFFNTMVDANLLDLKARPGKTGGGFCTSFDRYSVPYIFANFNGTKGDVEVFTHEMGHAFQYWQSRHLPLIDYLWATSETSEIHSMSLEFLTRSQMAKFFDGDAERFCQSHLTDSILFLPYGCAVDHFQHLVYANSEATPKERNQMWQELEARYLPWREYGDLAHPKQGGLWQAKQHIYCYPFYYIDYTLALCCAMQFWVKAESDYEATLEEYIALCQRGGKAPFQTLVKSANLVSPFQSGCLAKVVERSRQVLDL, from the coding sequence GTGAATCAAACTACAGTCAACTTTGCAGACATTAAATTAGAAACACCTACTATAGAAAAAGTCAAAGCAGAGTATACATCTATTCATACTGCCTTAGAGCGATCGCAAAATCGCCTTGAAAGAGAACGTGCTTTGCAACAATGGGATAGCTTACGCCGTTATCTCGACAGTTGGAGTGCCTTGACTGCTTTGCATTTCAATCAGGATACTCGCAATCTAGCTTATAAAGAAGCACAGGAATATAGTGACGAACTTCAACCAAAGTTAACTGCTTTAGCAGTTGAGATGAAGCGAAAGTTACTGAACAGCGAACATCGCGCTGAATTGGAAGCTATTTGTGGCAAACACGCTTTTAGTTTGTGGGAAGCCGACATTACTACTTTTGAACCAGCGATCGAAGCAGATTTAGTTGAAGAAGCCAAGTTAGTTAGTCAGTATGTAGAACTTTTAGCTTCAGCAGAAATTGAGTTTGCAGGGAAAACTCTCAATTTGTCTGAAATTACTAAATATACCGAGGATCGCGATCGCCACACTCGTTATTTAGCAGAACAAGCACGTTGGCAGTTTTTTAACCAGCATCAGGCTAAATTTGACAGTACTTACGATCGCTTGGTTAAATTACGTCACCAAATGGCACGCAAACTCGGCTATGACAACTATATTGGTTTGGGCTACAAGCAGATGCAGCGCGTTGACTATACAGAAGTCGAGGTTAAAAACTACCGCGATGAAGTTGTTAGAGAAGTAGTGCCTCTAGCTAGTAAAATTATCGATCAAAAAACAGAAACGCTTGGTATAGATAAAGCTTATTTCTGGGATGAGTCTGTTTTCGATTTGCAGGGAAATCCCCAACCTCATGGAGAACATGACTGGATGTTAGGACAAGCACGACAGATGTTTGAGGAAATGCACCCAGAGTTAGGAAATTTCTTTAACACGATGGTAGATGCCAACCTGCTCGATCTTAAAGCTCGACCTGGGAAAACTGGTGGTGGTTTTTGTACTAGTTTCGATCGCTATAGCGTCCCCTATATTTTTGCCAATTTTAACGGTACTAAAGGGGACGTAGAAGTATTTACCCACGAAATGGGTCATGCTTTTCAATACTGGCAGAGTCGCCACTTACCGTTAATAGATTATCTGTGGGCGACTTCAGAAACTAGTGAAATTCACTCGATGAGTTTAGAATTTCTAACGCGATCGCAAATGGCTAAGTTTTTCGATGGCGATGCAGAACGTTTCTGTCAAAGTCATTTAACCGATTCAATTCTCTTTTTGCCTTATGGTTGCGCGGTGGATCATTTTCAACATTTGGTTTACGCTAACTCAGAAGCCACGCCAAAAGAGAGAAATCAAATGTGGCAAGAATTAGAAGCGCGTTACTTACCCTGGCGCGAATACGGCGATCTAGCTCATCCCAAACAAGGCGGACTTTGGCAAGCCAAGCAACACATCTATTGCTATCCCTTTTACTACATTGACTATACTTTGGCTTTGTGTTGCGCTATGCAGTTCTGGGTTAAAGCCGAATCAGACTATGAAGCTACTTTAGAAGAATACATCGCTCTCTGTCAGCGCGGTGGCAAAGCACCCTTTCAAACCTTAGTTAAATCGGCAAATTTAGTCTCGCCCTTTCAATCTGGTTGTCTAGCTAAAGTCGTCGAGCGATCGCGTCAGGTTTTAGATTTATAG
- a CDS encoding Npun_F5749 family FMN-dependent PPOX-type flavoprotein: MSLTPWRSLLARALHRNRSQPHCRYLQLATITPEGYPANRTVVFRGFLDNTNDLKIVVDSRSKKIRDIQHLPHSEGCWYFTKTREQFRLTGSLNLVTAESTDKELQTARQTTWHNLSEAARSQFSWPHPEKQRADKEAFTVDVPDENIPLNNFCLLLLIPTKVDHLELRGEPQSRTLYYLHDGSWSIRAVNP, translated from the coding sequence ATGTCTCTTACTCCTTGGCGATCGCTTCTGGCTCGCGCACTCCATCGCAATCGTTCCCAACCTCATTGTCGTTACCTACAGCTAGCAACCATTACTCCTGAAGGCTATCCTGCCAATCGCACGGTAGTATTTCGAGGTTTTTTAGACAACACCAACGACCTCAAAATTGTTGTAGACTCTCGTAGTAAAAAAATTAGAGATATTCAACATTTGCCCCATAGCGAAGGCTGCTGGTACTTTACCAAAACTCGCGAGCAGTTTCGTCTTACGGGTAGTTTGAATCTAGTGACTGCCGAATCTACCGATAAAGAGTTACAGACAGCGCGTCAGACAACCTGGCATAATTTATCTGAAGCGGCGCGATCGCAGTTTTCCTGGCCTCATCCAGAGAAACAGAGGGCAGACAAAGAAGCTTTTACCGTAGATGTTCCCGACGAGAATATACCTTTAAATAATTTTTGTTTGCTGTTATTAATTCCTACTAAAGTAGACCACTTAGAACTACGTGGCGAACCTCAAAGCCGTACCTTATATTATTTGCACGACGGAAGTTGGTCGATTCGAGCGGTAAATCCCTAG
- a CDS encoding sodium:proton antiporter yields the protein MSVDPSISEASIKGNLEQFLIVLSVSLSVATISRIFSWFRQIPYTLLLVIVGLALAFVDIRLVNLSPELILEIFLPPLLFEAAWNIRWRSLKNSLLPVSLFAIVGVVISVLGVAYALSTLTDLTLPTALLVGASLAATDPVSVVALFRELGASKRLTIVMEGESLFNDGVAVVAFLLLVDIPLGNSEFALSTTIVRFLTFVGIGLGIGSIIGFGISYLTQRFDLPLVEQSLTLVSAYGTYLITEELGGSGVIGVVTVGVILGNFGSRIGMNPRTRLLVSEFWDFLAFFVNSIVFLLIGDQINFTRLKDNVDLIIVAIAAVLLTRIIVIFGLGSLSNLFAKTKINWREQTVLWWGGLRGSVSIAVALSVPVVLSGREEIIDTVFGVVLFTLLVQGLTTQWLLGALNLVGDQPLRQEYSELLARKVALGRVLDYLASNDLADGIDPEYYRYQQGLVKGQLQNIESKIEQMQKENNNLRSLSIEQLQEQLLDIEADTYAEFIRAGKLNSNLSPVLQEIIAKAGDT from the coding sequence ATGAGTGTTGACCCAAGTATATCTGAGGCTTCCATTAAAGGGAATTTAGAGCAATTTCTGATTGTTTTATCCGTATCACTGTCTGTAGCTACAATTTCTCGGATTTTCAGCTGGTTTAGGCAGATTCCCTATACTCTGTTGTTAGTAATTGTCGGACTAGCTTTGGCTTTTGTCGATATTCGTCTGGTCAATCTTTCTCCAGAACTAATTCTAGAAATTTTTCTACCTCCTTTGTTGTTTGAAGCAGCCTGGAATATTCGCTGGCGCAGTCTTAAAAATAGTTTATTGCCTGTTAGTTTATTTGCTATTGTCGGTGTGGTAATTTCCGTGTTGGGTGTAGCTTATGCTCTTAGTACCTTGACCGATTTAACTTTACCTACTGCTTTATTAGTGGGTGCTAGCTTGGCAGCAACCGATCCCGTTTCGGTAGTGGCATTGTTTCGAGAATTGGGTGCTAGCAAACGCCTGACTATTGTGATGGAAGGAGAAAGTTTATTTAACGATGGTGTGGCAGTAGTCGCTTTTTTGTTATTGGTAGATATTCCTTTAGGTAACAGCGAGTTTGCTCTCTCTACCACCATCGTTCGCTTTCTTACCTTTGTCGGCATCGGCTTGGGAATTGGTAGTATTATTGGCTTTGGAATTTCCTATCTCACTCAAAGGTTCGATCTACCGCTAGTAGAACAATCTTTAACCTTGGTTTCTGCTTATGGAACTTATCTCATTACCGAAGAACTTGGCGGTTCTGGAGTTATTGGCGTAGTTACAGTTGGAGTGATTTTGGGTAACTTTGGTTCGCGTATCGGTATGAACCCACGGACGCGGCTATTAGTTTCGGAATTTTGGGACTTTTTAGCTTTCTTTGTCAACTCAATTGTCTTTTTGTTGATCGGCGACCAGATAAATTTTACCCGTTTAAAAGATAATGTAGATCTAATTATCGTGGCGATCGCTGCGGTTTTATTGACCAGAATTATCGTCATTTTTGGTTTGGGTAGCTTGAGTAATTTATTCGCCAAAACCAAAATTAACTGGCGCGAACAAACTGTGCTTTGGTGGGGTGGTTTGAGGGGTTCGGTATCTATTGCGGTTGCCCTTAGCGTTCCTGTTGTTTTGAGCGGCAGAGAAGAAATTATCGACACCGTTTTTGGCGTAGTTTTATTTACTCTATTAGTTCAAGGCTTAACTACTCAATGGCTTTTAGGTGCTTTAAATTTGGTAGGAGATCAACCTTTACGTCAAGAATATTCAGAATTATTAGCTAGAAAAGTTGCTTTAGGTAGAGTTCTCGATTATTTAGCCAGTAACGACCTTGCAGACGGTATCGATCCCGAATACTATCGCTATCAACAAGGATTAGTTAAGGGACAACTACAAAATATTGAAAGCAAAATCGAGCAAATGCAAAAGGAAAATAATAATTTGCGATCGCTTAGTATCGAGCAGTTACAGGAACAACTATTAGATATAGAAGCCGATACTTATGCTGAGTTTATTCGCGCTGGTAAATTAAACAGCAATCTTTCTCCAGTTCTGCAAGAAATAATTGCCAAAGCTGGAGATACTTAA